The following are encoded in a window of Brevibacillus sp. DP1.3A genomic DNA:
- a CDS encoding acetyl-CoA C-acetyltransferase: MEQVVIAAAGRTPIGTFGGVLKDVSARKLAETVIRGVMARSGLEASQIDEVILGNCIQRTDEPNIARVAALDAGLGKEVTGFTIQRQCASGMQAIASGASQILLGDSEIVLAGGVESMSNAPYVLKNARWGKRLTHGEMTDAMWELLTDPHHQILMGETAERLVDRYGITREESDEIALRSQQNAIRAIDSGMFAEEIIGVPIKKRSEEIVVTEDEFPRRGVTLESLAKLRPSFRDNGTVTPGNASGLNDGASAAVLMKEGKARELGIEPLGRIVSWAVAGVEPDLMGYGPVPAVKRALAKAGLTLADIELIEVNEAFAAQYLAVEKLLELPREITNVNGSGIALGHPVGSTGCRIVVTLLHEMKRRQLKRGLAALCVGGGMGMAMVVERT; encoded by the coding sequence ATGGAGCAGGTTGTCATTGCTGCTGCCGGACGTACGCCAATCGGTACGTTTGGTGGTGTCCTGAAAGATGTAAGCGCTCGCAAGCTGGCAGAAACCGTCATTCGTGGTGTCATGGCTCGATCTGGCCTGGAAGCTTCTCAAATCGATGAAGTCATTTTAGGAAATTGCATTCAACGTACAGACGAGCCGAACATAGCGCGAGTGGCAGCATTGGATGCAGGATTGGGGAAAGAAGTGACGGGCTTCACGATTCAACGTCAATGTGCGTCCGGCATGCAAGCGATTGCGAGCGGCGCTTCCCAAATCCTTTTAGGCGACAGTGAAATCGTCTTGGCAGGCGGCGTAGAGAGCATGAGCAACGCCCCGTATGTCCTGAAAAATGCGCGCTGGGGCAAACGATTAACACATGGGGAAATGACCGATGCGATGTGGGAGTTGTTAACAGACCCCCACCATCAAATCCTGATGGGCGAGACGGCAGAACGTCTGGTCGATCGTTATGGGATCACGCGCGAGGAGTCAGATGAGATTGCCTTGCGCAGTCAGCAAAACGCAATCCGCGCCATAGACAGCGGTATGTTTGCCGAAGAAATTATCGGGGTCCCAATTAAAAAGCGCTCCGAAGAAATCGTCGTAACGGAAGACGAATTCCCTCGCAGGGGAGTGACCTTGGAAAGTCTCGCGAAGCTAAGACCCAGTTTTCGTGACAATGGTACAGTGACGCCAGGCAATGCCTCCGGGCTCAACGACGGAGCGTCCGCAGCCGTTTTGATGAAAGAAGGAAAAGCGAGAGAGCTCGGTATCGAACCACTCGGCAGAATTGTCTCGTGGGCGGTAGCGGGGGTAGAGCCTGATTTGATGGGATATGGACCCGTTCCAGCAGTGAAGCGTGCATTGGCAAAAGCCGGTTTGACGCTCGCGGATATCGAACTGATCGAAGTGAACGAAGCCTTTGCCGCGCAATACCTCGCCGTGGAAAAACTGCTAGAGCTACCGCGAGAAATAACGAATGTGAACGGAAGCGGCATCGCGCTAGGTCACCCTGTCGGTTCTACTGGCTGCCGAATTGTCGTAACCTTGCTGCACGAAATGAAGCGGCGACAGTTGAAACGAGGCTTGGCTGCCCTTTGTGTTGGCGGCGGGATGGGTATGGCGATGGTTGTCGAACGCACATAG
- a CDS encoding LCP family protein, translating to MFIWSFFKRHGKQIAFHTLSCLAIGALLLVAYSAYQYKQMTNQWYAPIDGAKGSAKQAAVSLPPRDLLTGTEPLKPFVALLLGVDSRDGESARSDTMMLAAIHPGKQSVYLLAIPRDSYMELPGKGYDKVNHAMAFGGPKMVKESLEKFLQLKIDRYISVDFDGFRQIVDELGGVTVDVKKRMKYSDPSDDTYIDIQPGLQTLSGEQALDYARYRKSDLGKEDSDYMRIDRQQEILKALASKGTSFQVYTKAFSLMEILGQYVKTDLTEQEIASLLLSYGDGTPNSIQADTLVGQDERIWHNGIVGWYHLVPTAERERARQQIIKEVTR from the coding sequence ATGTTTATATGGTCATTTTTCAAGCGACATGGAAAACAGATTGCGTTTCATACCTTATCCTGTTTGGCGATCGGGGCGTTGCTGCTGGTTGCCTACAGTGCCTATCAATATAAGCAAATGACAAATCAGTGGTATGCTCCGATTGATGGAGCCAAAGGGAGCGCAAAACAGGCAGCTGTTTCCCTTCCTCCACGTGATCTTTTGACAGGAACAGAACCATTGAAGCCTTTCGTCGCCCTACTTCTTGGTGTGGATAGTCGAGACGGGGAAAGTGCACGTTCAGATACAATGATGCTTGCGGCGATTCATCCCGGGAAGCAATCCGTCTACCTTTTGGCGATTCCGCGTGACAGCTACATGGAGCTCCCGGGAAAAGGATACGACAAGGTGAACCATGCGATGGCTTTTGGTGGTCCAAAAATGGTGAAAGAATCGCTGGAAAAATTTTTACAACTAAAAATTGATCGGTATATCTCCGTAGATTTCGATGGCTTCCGTCAAATTGTGGACGAGCTGGGAGGTGTCACTGTCGATGTGAAGAAACGAATGAAGTACAGCGATCCGAGCGACGACACGTACATCGACATTCAACCAGGGCTGCAGACTTTATCAGGTGAGCAGGCATTGGATTACGCTCGTTATCGCAAAAGTGATCTTGGCAAGGAAGACAGTGATTACATGCGGATTGACCGACAGCAGGAGATTCTCAAAGCGTTGGCTTCTAAAGGCACCTCGTTCCAAGTGTATACCAAGGCATTTTCACTCATGGAAATTCTGGGTCAGTATGTGAAAACGGACCTCACGGAGCAGGAAATCGCCTCTCTGTTATTGTCCTATGGCGATGGCACTCCGAACTCCATTCAAGCTGATACATTGGTCGGGCAGGATGAGCGCATTTGGCATAATGGCATCGTTGGCTGGTATCATCTCGTCCCCACAGCTGAACGGGAAAGAGCACGCCAGCAAATTATCAAGGAAGTAACACGGTAA
- a CDS encoding 50S ribosomal protein L11 methyltransferase: MESMWLKYTLLVEPEIEDLFVAEVLTSSYTLGWIEPQIEVLTTENGYDYAENTEGPLVGYLFEPQNDLEEEHVARLKTYIQRWNGQVTIKEVELVAEENESWKDEFREVKIGDWWVAPTWTDPAALESARHILWIDPGAAFGTGYHGTTQDILLFLQEMDLEGKQVIDIGAGSGILSLYCALNGTKHPVWAVDINPQSEYQILVNATNNHLPDHAVQVVIGDASEDAVKSQLPDQADVILVNIGGDENVAMLPMITERMAPGGTLILSGIVEWNREAVIATFEQAGFQVEKESQQDEWVTVVLKNIA; the protein is encoded by the coding sequence ATGGAAAGCATGTGGCTCAAATACACATTACTAGTGGAACCAGAGATTGAGGATTTATTTGTGGCAGAGGTTTTGACCAGCTCCTACACGCTTGGCTGGATCGAACCGCAAATCGAAGTACTGACAACGGAAAACGGATATGATTACGCAGAAAATACGGAAGGTCCACTTGTTGGCTATTTGTTTGAACCCCAGAACGATCTTGAAGAGGAGCATGTAGCTCGCCTGAAGACCTACATTCAACGCTGGAATGGACAAGTCACCATAAAAGAAGTAGAACTCGTAGCTGAAGAAAATGAATCGTGGAAAGATGAGTTCCGGGAAGTCAAGATAGGAGACTGGTGGGTGGCACCAACGTGGACGGACCCCGCAGCGCTGGAGTCAGCTCGGCATATCCTATGGATCGATCCAGGTGCAGCCTTCGGAACTGGCTATCATGGAACGACGCAGGACATTCTTTTGTTTTTGCAAGAAATGGATCTGGAGGGTAAGCAAGTCATTGATATAGGAGCTGGCTCAGGAATTCTCTCTTTGTACTGCGCTTTGAATGGAACGAAGCATCCTGTGTGGGCCGTTGATATTAATCCACAAAGCGAGTATCAGATTCTCGTCAATGCGACGAATAACCACCTTCCTGACCACGCTGTACAAGTCGTGATTGGAGATGCGAGCGAGGACGCAGTGAAATCCCAATTGCCTGACCAAGCTGATGTCATTCTGGTCAACATCGGAGGCGATGAAAATGTCGCGATGCTTCCGATGATTACGGAACGAATGGCACCTGGAGGAACTTTGATTCTCTCCGGAATTGTCGAATGGAATCGGGAAGCTGTCATCGCCACATTTGAACAGGCAGGCTTCCAAGTAGAGAAAGAAAGTCAACAAGACGAATGGGTCACCGTTGTATTGAAAAACATCGCTTAG
- the csaB gene encoding polysaccharide pyruvyl transferase CsaB: protein MSRILISGYYGFNNAGDDVVLYGIISSLKREQPNISLAVLSNQPDRTAELFGIEAYNRWSFGTIVRELSRSDMLVMGGGTLMQDVTSPRSVLYYLGIVTIAKLLGKPVVFYAQGFGPILQSLSRTMIKRVVNHVNIITVRDYESGEDFKACGVKKAPIYITADPALTISPDDIADQRGKELLHGMFDDPSKPLVAISVRDWKQEQHFKQKIARAADWFIMRGWNVLFLPMHVPSDLAPSQEIMDQMSQPGARLLDAPVTFHDIMSVLKQCNYVVGMRLHSLILACMLRIPFIGISYDPKIDRFVERAGMPNAGHITELDETTLLTLLAEKLDNLDHEIDVVTKHSHLLAIEASKSSELVLQALRK from the coding sequence ATGTCGCGAATTCTCATCTCCGGGTACTACGGCTTTAATAATGCCGGAGACGATGTGGTCCTGTACGGCATCATCAGCTCTCTTAAGCGGGAACAACCAAATATCTCTCTCGCCGTCTTGTCCAATCAGCCTGATCGGACTGCGGAATTGTTCGGGATTGAAGCCTATAACCGCTGGAGCTTTGGAACCATCGTCCGCGAGCTTTCGCGAAGTGACATGCTGGTGATGGGCGGCGGTACACTGATGCAGGATGTAACCAGTCCTCGCAGTGTCCTCTACTATTTGGGCATCGTCACCATTGCCAAGCTTTTAGGTAAACCCGTGGTCTTTTACGCACAAGGATTTGGCCCCATCCTCCAATCTCTCAGTCGCACGATGATTAAACGCGTGGTGAATCACGTCAACATCATCACAGTTCGCGACTACGAATCAGGTGAGGACTTCAAAGCCTGCGGCGTAAAAAAAGCCCCTATTTATATTACAGCTGACCCTGCTCTGACGATATCCCCAGACGATATTGCAGATCAACGGGGAAAAGAGCTGCTTCACGGTATGTTTGATGATCCTTCCAAGCCTTTAGTCGCCATCTCTGTCCGGGACTGGAAGCAGGAACAGCACTTCAAACAGAAGATAGCCCGAGCAGCAGATTGGTTTATCATGCGCGGATGGAATGTTCTCTTCCTGCCGATGCATGTCCCTAGCGATTTGGCACCGTCTCAGGAAATCATGGACCAGATGAGCCAACCAGGAGCACGTCTTCTCGATGCGCCTGTCACTTTTCATGACATTATGTCCGTACTGAAGCAATGCAACTACGTCGTTGGTATGAGGCTTCACTCGCTTATTCTTGCGTGCATGCTGCGAATCCCTTTTATCGGCATCTCCTACGATCCCAAAATTGATCGATTCGTAGAACGCGCTGGAATGCCCAATGCTGGTCATATTACTGAACTCGATGAAACTACACTTTTGACCTTGCTCGCTGAAAAACTGGACAACCTCGATCACGAAATTGATGTGGTAACAAAGCATTCCCATCTGTTAGCAATCGAAGCTTCCAAAAGCAGTGAACTTGTTCTACAGGCGCTGCGTAAATAA